One region of Chloroflexota bacterium genomic DNA includes:
- a CDS encoding Panacea domain-containing protein, with the protein MGQNRQPNEGKFKELLIYIALCSEGDDSFGAVKLNKLLFLSDFLAYLRLGKAMTWFEYQALPNGPAPTKLVPIREELMQEGAIAERQESYFGYNQYRILALRRPNLKLFLPEEVDIVRQVIDHWWGRNASEISDFSHRILGWRLASQGETIPYGSALIGSRKPSKREMEHGLGLADHAASLLF; encoded by the coding sequence ATGGGCCAAAACCGTCAGCCCAACGAGGGGAAGTTCAAGGAACTCCTCATCTACATCGCTTTGTGTTCGGAGGGCGATGACTCTTTCGGCGCAGTCAAGCTGAATAAGCTGCTATTCCTCTCGGACTTTCTTGCTTATCTTCGGCTTGGCAAGGCTATGACGTGGTTTGAATATCAGGCACTACCAAATGGGCCAGCGCCAACCAAGCTTGTGCCGATACGAGAGGAACTCATGCAAGAGGGTGCTATAGCGGAGAGGCAGGAAAGCTACTTTGGGTATAACCAATACCGCATACTTGCTTTACGCAGACCTAATCTCAAGCTGTTCTTGCCAGAGGAAGTAGACATAGTTCGTCAGGTAATCGATCACTGGTGGGGCAGGAATGCCAGTGAAATTAGCGACTTTTCCCATAGAATTCTCGGATGGCGGCTTGCAAGTCAGGGAGAGACGATCCCCTATGGTTCTGCGCTGATTGGTTCTCGCAAACCCTCGAAACGGGAGATGGAACACGGCCTTGGATTAGCTGACCACGCAGCAAGCCTACTCTTCTAA
- a CDS encoding carbon monoxide dehydrogenase subunit G, whose translation MKVEGTFTIKAEQDRVWELLQDPDVLAACIPGCEKLEPTGEDTYAATLNVGVAGIKGRYQGTVSVADRDPPHGYRMIVEGKGGPGFVKGEGSFTLSEEKAGETIIHVAGDGQAGGTLARVGQRLMLQAARLLMKQFFTRLNKEATAR comes from the coding sequence ATGAAGGTAGAAGGCACATTCACGATCAAAGCGGAGCAAGACCGCGTCTGGGAGCTGCTGCAGGACCCCGACGTGTTGGCGGCGTGCATCCCCGGCTGCGAGAAGCTGGAGCCGACCGGCGAGGACACCTACGCGGCGACCCTGAACGTGGGCGTGGCCGGCATCAAGGGCCGCTACCAAGGTACGGTGTCCGTGGCTGACCGCGACCCGCCCCACGGCTACCGCATGATCGTGGAAGGCAAGGGCGGCCCGGGCTTTGTGAAAGGCGAGGGCAGCTTCACCCTATCCGAAGAGAAGGCAGGCGAGACCATCATCCACGTTGCCGGCGACGGTCAAGCCGGCGGCACCCTGGCCCGCGTCGGCCAGCGTCTCATGCTGCAAGCCGCCAGACTGCTCATGAAGCAGTTCTTCACACGGCTGAACAAGGAAGCCACCGCTCGCTGA
- a CDS encoding (2Fe-2S)-binding protein, giving the protein MPNEISVTINGTRHASSVESRMLLVHYLRDELGLTGTHVGCDTSQCGACTVIVDGAAVKSCTVLAVQADGSEVTTIEGLAQDGELHPVQEGFWEEHGLQCGFCTPGIIMTLHQVLEEEPDPSEDEIRHKLAGNICRCTGYQNIVKAAQFAARRMQEA; this is encoded by the coding sequence ATGCCCAATGAGATTTCCGTAACCATAAACGGCACTCGCCATGCGAGCAGTGTCGAATCGCGCATGTTGCTCGTGCACTACCTGCGTGACGAACTGGGTCTCACCGGTACGCACGTGGGGTGCGACACCAGTCAATGCGGCGCGTGCACGGTGATAGTGGACGGGGCCGCCGTCAAGAGTTGCACGGTTCTGGCCGTGCAAGCTGATGGCAGCGAGGTGACCACGATTGAAGGCCTGGCCCAGGACGGCGAACTCCACCCGGTGCAAGAAGGCTTCTGGGAAGAGCACGGGTTGCAGTGCGGCTTCTGCACGCCGGGCATCATCATGACCCTCCACCAGGTCTTGGAAGAAGAGCCCGATCCCAGCGAGGATGAGATTCGCCACAAGCTGGCGGGCAACATCTGCCGCTGCACCGGCTATCAGAACATCGTGAAAGCGGCGCAATTCGCCGCCCGGCGGATGCAGGAAGCGTAG
- a CDS encoding xanthine dehydrogenase family protein molybdopterin-binding subunit — MIAGQVSKLIGSRVKRKEDPRLITGEGKYTDDVILPGMAFFAVLRSPYAHARINSIDTSAAADHSGVLAVMTGAEINERCSEPFPLFAILEGMQYPERWPMAATKANYVGEPVAAVVASSRAAARDALDLIEVDYDPLPVVTDMESAVDADAPVIFEEMGSNLCYEATDQAGDPDRAFAEADGVVEARMEQPRLIPNPMEPRATVADYERSSGNATLWVTTQNPHIERMVVAQMLGMPENKLRVVAIDVGGGFGCKINTYSESLIAIILAQEVNRPVKWAEDRTEHFVSTSHGRGQAQYVQAAYKKDGTLLGMKLKIYADLGAYAQVISHVIPTLTPSLAPGVYACRDIGWTTIGVFTNKIPYDAYRGAGRPEAAYIIERVMDLIADATGKDPVAVRRKNFIPKDSFPYETPTGMIYDSADYDAALDKALDIAGYDDLRAEQKAARKDGKLMGIGVTVTTEVCGFGPAAAMGGLGGFESATVRVDPMGKVTVLTGASPHGQGEETSFAQIVADDLGVAFEDVEVIHGDTAIVARGVGTFGSRTLVVGGTAILKANEQIKDKAKRIATALLENKLEDTLDPTVVTLEDGLFSVQDMPDQYVTWAEVGSEAYDGQLLPEDEQPGLEAVSFWEPPGLTFPFSAHIAVIEIDQDTGEVSLKRYVSVDDCGTVINPTLVEGQIHGGLAQGIGQALLEQAVWDDEGQLVSGSLMDYAMPFAQEFPMFELDRTVTPSPVNPLGAKGIGEMATISATPTVANAVIDALSHLGVTHVDIPMTAERIWRVLQTHGRSRRGGRS, encoded by the coding sequence ATGATCGCGGGCCAAGTATCGAAATTGATCGGTTCGCGCGTGAAGCGCAAGGAGGACCCTCGTCTCATTACCGGCGAGGGCAAGTACACCGATGACGTCATCCTGCCGGGTATGGCGTTCTTTGCCGTGCTGCGCAGTCCGTATGCTCACGCGCGCATAAACAGCATAGATACGTCGGCGGCTGCGGACCACTCCGGTGTGTTGGCTGTCATGACCGGCGCGGAAATCAACGAGCGCTGCAGCGAGCCGTTCCCCCTCTTTGCCATCTTGGAGGGCATGCAGTATCCCGAGCGCTGGCCGATGGCGGCGACGAAAGCCAACTACGTGGGCGAGCCGGTGGCCGCCGTAGTCGCCAGTTCGCGGGCGGCGGCGCGGGACGCGCTTGATCTCATCGAAGTTGATTACGATCCGCTGCCCGTCGTGACGGACATGGAGTCCGCAGTAGATGCAGACGCGCCCGTTATCTTTGAGGAAATGGGCTCCAATCTCTGTTACGAAGCCACCGATCAGGCAGGCGATCCCGACCGCGCGTTTGCCGAGGCCGACGGCGTGGTGGAGGCCCGCATGGAGCAGCCCCGCCTCATTCCCAATCCCATGGAGCCGCGGGCGACCGTGGCGGACTATGAGCGCAGCAGCGGCAACGCGACGTTGTGGGTCACCACACAGAACCCGCACATCGAGCGCATGGTCGTGGCACAGATGCTTGGCATGCCGGAGAACAAGCTGCGCGTGGTCGCCATCGACGTGGGCGGCGGCTTTGGCTGCAAGATTAATACGTACTCTGAATCGCTTATTGCCATTATCCTCGCCCAGGAAGTCAACCGGCCGGTGAAGTGGGCGGAAGACCGCACCGAGCATTTCGTCTCCACCAGTCACGGCCGGGGCCAGGCGCAGTACGTGCAGGCCGCCTACAAGAAAGACGGCACCCTGCTCGGCATGAAGCTGAAGATCTACGCCGATCTCGGCGCGTACGCCCAGGTGATCTCCCACGTCATTCCCACGCTCACGCCTTCACTGGCGCCGGGTGTCTACGCGTGCCGCGACATTGGCTGGACCACCATTGGCGTCTTTACGAATAAGATTCCCTATGACGCCTATCGCGGCGCCGGGCGGCCGGAAGCAGCGTACATCATCGAACGGGTCATGGACCTGATCGCCGATGCCACGGGCAAAGACCCGGTAGCCGTGCGGCGCAAGAACTTCATTCCCAAGGACTCCTTCCCCTACGAAACGCCAACCGGCATGATCTATGACTCCGCCGACTATGATGCGGCGCTGGACAAAGCGCTGGACATCGCGGGGTACGACGACCTGCGCGCCGAGCAAAAGGCCGCGCGCAAGGACGGCAAGCTTATGGGCATTGGCGTGACCGTGACCACCGAGGTCTGCGGGTTCGGCCCCGCCGCCGCCATGGGCGGCTTGGGCGGGTTCGAAAGTGCCACCGTGCGCGTCGATCCCATGGGCAAGGTAACCGTCCTTACGGGTGCGTCGCCCCACGGCCAGGGCGAGGAGACCTCGTTCGCGCAGATTGTGGCCGACGACCTCGGCGTTGCCTTCGAAGACGTGGAGGTCATACACGGCGATACAGCCATAGTTGCCAGGGGTGTCGGCACCTTCGGCAGCCGCACGCTGGTGGTTGGCGGTACGGCGATCCTCAAGGCCAACGAACAGATTAAGGATAAAGCCAAGCGCATCGCCACGGCCCTCTTGGAAAACAAGCTCGAGGATACGCTGGACCCGACGGTGGTGACGCTGGAGGACGGCTTGTTCTCGGTGCAGGACATGCCGGACCAATATGTGACCTGGGCCGAGGTAGGGTCTGAAGCCTACGACGGTCAGTTGCTGCCGGAAGACGAGCAACCCGGCTTGGAGGCGGTGTCCTTCTGGGAGCCGCCGGGACTCACGTTCCCCTTCAGCGCGCACATTGCCGTGATTGAGATCGACCAGGACACCGGTGAAGTTTCTTTGAAACGCTATGTTTCCGTAGACGACTGCGGTACGGTGATCAATCCCACGCTCGTGGAAGGGCAGATCCACGGCGGCCTGGCGCAAGGCATCGGCCAGGCGCTGCTGGAGCAAGCAGTCTGGGACGACGAGGGCCAGCTTGTGTCCGGTTCGCTCATGGACTACGCCATGCCGTTCGCCCAGGAATTCCCCATGTTCGAGCTTGACCGCACGGTGACGCCGAGCCCGGTGAACCCGCTGGGCGCCAAGGGTATCGGCGAGATGGCAACCATCTCCGCCACGCCGACCGTTGCCAACGCAGTCATCGATGCGCTCTCGCACCTTGGTGTGACCCACGTGGACATACCGATGACGGCGGAACGCATCTGGCGGGTACTGCAAACACATGGCCGTAGCCGGAGAGGAGGACGCTCATGA
- a CDS encoding xanthine dehydrogenase family protein subunit M yields the protein MIPQAFDYFAPTSVADALRLLRQHGDEAKLLAGGHSLLPIMKLRLSTPQCLIDLGKISELRFIGEADDGCLAIGAMSTYHDIKNSALVQERVPALAAAAGEVGDVQVQNKGTIGGSLAHADPAGDFPALALALNFELVTATARSGRTIAIDRFFRDLLTTALRPNEILTEVHIPALPAGTGVSYQKLPNKASHYAVVGVAAAITVGDDGVCTEARIGVTGAGPTAVRARNTERILKGKHIDAAVIRRAAKRAAANIEDLNDDLHASADYREHLTTVFAARAIEEALSRAG from the coding sequence ATGATCCCCCAAGCATTTGATTACTTCGCACCGACTTCCGTTGCCGACGCCCTGCGGCTGCTGCGGCAGCACGGGGACGAGGCGAAACTGCTGGCGGGCGGCCACAGCCTGCTGCCCATCATGAAACTGCGCCTATCCACGCCGCAGTGCCTGATCGACCTGGGCAAGATTTCCGAGCTGCGCTTCATCGGCGAGGCCGACGACGGCTGCCTGGCGATTGGCGCCATGTCGACCTACCACGACATCAAAAACTCGGCGCTGGTGCAGGAGCGCGTGCCCGCTCTGGCGGCAGCCGCCGGTGAAGTAGGCGACGTGCAGGTGCAGAACAAAGGCACCATCGGCGGTAGCTTGGCCCACGCCGACCCGGCGGGCGACTTCCCCGCCTTGGCGCTGGCGCTGAATTTCGAACTGGTCACCGCGACGGCCCGCTCCGGCCGCACCATCGCCATCGATCGCTTCTTCCGCGACCTGCTGACCACGGCGCTGCGGCCCAACGAGATACTGACTGAAGTCCACATTCCGGCGTTACCGGCCGGCACCGGCGTTTCGTACCAGAAGCTGCCGAATAAGGCCTCCCACTACGCTGTAGTGGGCGTAGCGGCGGCGATCACGGTTGGGGACGACGGTGTCTGCACGGAAGCGCGCATCGGCGTGACCGGCGCCGGTCCCACGGCCGTCCGGGCGCGCAACACGGAGCGCATCCTCAAGGGCAAGCACATCGACGCGGCAGTGATCCGCCGCGCCGCCAAACGCGCAGCCGCCAACATCGAGGACCTCAACGACGACCTCCACGCGTCAGCCGACTACCGCGAACACCTGACGACGGTCTTCGCCGCGCGGGCAATTGAGGAGGCGCTATCGCGGGCCGGGTAA
- a CDS encoding DUF4268 domain-containing protein translates to MDACEDEIEQVDVRAKWPDEALDFTPWLAENLHMLGDAIGLKLEFVQREVKVGPYYLDIKAKEVDGSAIVAIENQLEMTDLHHLGQLLTYATGCEAQTAIWVAPYFGYEHAQALHRLNEWTKDSIRFYGAKVEVIKQAGGDPSPRFRKVVWPGGWCKEATLPPGEIDPQKMKYDEFFRPLLAMLHGKYFEEKPVFFFGHTGRMFCSNLNPGIRYAVEMNRDSAWVILNIYMNEKESTKGIFDTLVVDRAAIEQSIDADPAPDWHWLRHKNQNFSSICMRRDGSIDDPPEKLEETRAWMLDLLPKFKDVFHPRLTDILDST, encoded by the coding sequence ATGGATGCCTGCGAAGATGAGATTGAGCAGGTGGACGTCCGCGCCAAGTGGCCGGATGAGGCGCTCGACTTCACCCCCTGGCTCGCCGAAAACCTCCACATGCTGGGCGATGCGATCGGATTGAAACTGGAATTCGTCCAGAGGGAGGTGAAGGTGGGACCATACTACCTGGACATCAAGGCGAAAGAGGTCGACGGCAGCGCGATAGTAGCCATCGAGAACCAGCTAGAGATGACCGACCTGCACCATCTCGGGCAACTGCTCACTTATGCGACCGGATGCGAGGCGCAGACCGCAATTTGGGTCGCACCGTACTTTGGCTACGAGCATGCGCAGGCCCTGCACCGACTCAACGAATGGACGAAAGACAGCATCCGGTTCTACGGCGCCAAGGTCGAGGTCATCAAGCAGGCTGGTGGCGACCCTTCGCCTCGGTTCCGCAAGGTCGTGTGGCCCGGAGGCTGGTGCAAAGAGGCCACACTCCCACCGGGTGAGATAGACCCACAAAAAATGAAGTACGATGAGTTCTTTCGGCCACTACTTGCTATGCTGCATGGCAAGTACTTTGAAGAGAAGCCGGTCTTTTTCTTTGGTCACACCGGCCGGATGTTTTGCTCTAACCTCAACCCGGGCATCAGATATGCGGTGGAAATGAACAGAGACAGCGCCTGGGTGATACTTAACATCTACATGAATGAAAAAGAGTCCACTAAGGGCATATTCGACACCTTGGTAGTCGACCGGGCGGCGATTGAACAGAGTATCGACGCTGATCCCGCGCCAGACTGGCATTGGTTAAGGCATAAGAACCAGAATTTTTCCTCCATCTGCATGAGGAGAGATGGGTCCATAGACGATCCTCCTGAGAAGCTGGAGGAAACCAGAGCGTGGATGCTTGATCTCCTTCCCAAGTTTAAGGATGTCTTTCATCCGCGTCTCACAGACATATTGGATTCCACATAA